One region of Anthonomus grandis grandis chromosome 22, icAntGran1.3, whole genome shotgun sequence genomic DNA includes:
- the LOC126748455 gene encoding KRAB-A domain-containing protein 2-like yields MLLGAKKKLPKKDLWLNQCNMQSHPDRENKFIMVNQDHLTKFVQIPPLTSKRAEELAKSLVDIFCIFGAPSILQSNNGQELANHVIEELCTMWSGLKIVHGKPRHSQSQGSVERANQDIQNMLMTWMDDKNCTRWSEGLRFVQLMKNRAYHDGIKQAPYAAMFGHDIKVGLSTPAFPREAIENLRTEEELEKVVREFGLGEQPQQEI; encoded by the coding sequence ATGTTATTGGgtgccaaaaaaaaactgcCAAAAAAGGACTTGTGGTTAAACCAATGCAATATGCAATCCCATCCGGATAgagaaaacaaatttattatggtGAATCAGGACCACTTAACTAAGTTTGTTCAAATACCTCCATTAACGTCGAAAAGGGCTGAGGAACTAGCTAAGAGCCTggtagacatattttgtattttcggcGCCCCATCTATATTACAATCGAACAACGGCCAGGAGTTGGCCAACCATGTCATTGAAGAGTTATGTACGATGTGGAGTGGCCTTAAAATAGTCCATGGGAAACCACGTCACAGTCAGTCACAAGGCAGCGTGGAAAGAGCAAATCAGGATATACAGAACATGCTTATGACGTGGATGGACGATAAAAACTGCACGCGATGGTCAGAAGGTCTAAGATTTGTTCAGTTAATGAAAAATAGGGCATACCATGATGGGATAAAACAAGCTCCTTATGCCGCCATGTTTGGGCATGATATTAAAGTCGGCCTATCTACACCAGCTTTTCCAAGAGAAGCTATTGAAAATCTACGAACCGAAGAAGAACTCGAGAAAGTGGTAAGGGAATTTGGTTTAGGTGAACAGCCTCAACAAGAAATATAG